The Deltaproteobacteria bacterium DNA window TTGCGCGGATCGTTGAGCGCGTCGAAGACGCGGAAGCGGTCCATGCCGCAGTCCGCGGAGTGCTTCACGAACGCCTCGACCAGATCGTCGGCGTAGTTGCGGTAACCGACGATGTTCTGGCCGCGCAGCAGCATCTGGAGCGGCGTTTTCGGCGCCGCCTTTTTGATGAGACGCAGTCGCTCGAACGGATTTTCCGCGAGGAACCGGTGCGCCACATCGAATGTCGCGCCGCCCCAGACCTCGAGCGCCGCGAAGCCGATCTTGTCGAGGCGCGCCGCGATCTCGAGCATGTCCTCGGTGCGCATGCGCGTGGCGTACAGGCTCTGGTGGCCATCGCGCAGCGTGGTGTCCATGATTCCGACGGGTTTCAGACGTCCGGCGGGTTTCGCGCTGCCAACGGATTTCGCGCTTGGGACGGGTTTGACCTTCTTCACGGCCATTCGGGGCTCCTTATTCGGTCCTTCGTCGCCGAACGTGCGGCGTTTGTCTCGATTGATCGACCGGCGCGCTAACGCATCGCCCTTCGTTGCATCATGTTTCGCAGGTGCATGGCGTCCTGACGGCCCGACATGCCCCACGGCGAGGGCGGCGGCGGCGCGGGCGATTTCGCGCCCGGCGCGCGCGCGGCCGATTCCGCCGCGAGATACGCGGTGACGGCGGCAGTGATGGCGGCCATTTTTTTCGCGTTGATGGCGGCCATCTTTTTCGGCGTCAGCGTCATCGTCGTCCCCCCGCTCACATCGGGATGTTGCCGTGCTTTTTCGGCGGTCGGACCTCGCGTTTGCCCGACAGGGCGTAGAGCGCCCGGGCGAGCACGGCGCGCGTGTCGCGCGGCAGAATCACGGTGTCCACGTATCCGCGCGCGGCGGCGATGTACGGCGAGTAAAACAGCTCGCGGTATTCGTTCAACTTTTCGGCGCGCGTCGCCTTGGGGTCCGCGGACGATTTGATCTCCTTGGCGTAGAGCACTTCCACCGCGCCCTCCGCGCCCATCACGGCGATTTCGGCGGTCGGCCACGCGGCGACGAAATCCGCACCCTGGTGCTTGCTGCACATGGCGAGGTAGCTGCCGCCGTAATCCTTGCGCACGACCAGCGTGAGCTTGGGAACCGTCGCCTCCGAATAGCACCACAGCATCTTCGCGCCGTGGCGGATGATCCCCATGTGCTCCTGATTCACGCCCGGCAAAAAGCCCGGCACGTCGACAATCGTGAGCAGCGGAACGTTGAACGCGTCGCAAAAACGGATGAAGCGCGTGGACTTGTCCGACGCGTCGGTGTCGAGGCAGCCCGAAAGGACCGAGGGCTGGTTGGCGATGATGCCTATGGATTTTCCGCCGAGCCGCGCGAAGCACGTGATGATGTTCTGCGCGTAGGCGGCGTGCGATTCCAGAAAATCCCCGCCGTCCACGATGGCGCGGATCACATCCTTCATGTCGAAGCCCGCGCGCGGATCGTCGGGAATGATCGTGTCGAGCTCGGGCGCGACGCGGTCGATGGAGTCCGCCAAATCGCCCTGCGGCGGGTCCTCCATGTTGTTTTGCGGAAAGTACGACAGCAGCGCGCGCACGGTTTCGATGCTCTCGGCGTCGGAGTCGCACGCGAAGTGGCACACGCCGGAGACCGACGCGTGAACGTCCGCGCCGCCGAGGCTCTCGAAGTCGATGTCCTCGCCGGTCACTGACTTGATGACCTTGGGGCCGGTGATGAACATGTGCGCGGTGTGGCGCGTCATGAGGATGAAGTCGGTCATCGCCGGCGAATAGACAGCGCCGCCCGCGCACGGACCCATGATCGCCGAAATCTGCGGAATCACGCCCGACGCCGCGGAGTT harbors:
- a CDS encoding methylmalonyl-CoA carboxyltransferase; amino-acid sequence: MGGAARVAAQKESGKLTARERMALLFDNGEFTELDAFVKHRSTFFGMADKDIPAEGVVTGFGLVNGRTVYAFSQDFTAQGGSLGEMHAKKITKVQDLALASGCPVVGMNDSGGARIQEGVDALAGYGEIFFRNSAASGVIPQISAIMGPCAGGAVYSPAMTDFILMTRHTAHMFITGPKVIKSVTGEDIDFESLGGADVHASVSGVCHFACDSDAESIETVRALLSYFPQNNMEDPPQGDLADSIDRVAPELDTIIPDDPRAGFDMKDVIRAIVDGGDFLESHAAYAQNIITCFARLGGKSIGIIANQPSVLSGCLDTDASDKSTRFIRFCDAFNVPLLTIVDVPGFLPGVNQEHMGIIRHGAKMLWCYSEATVPKLTLVVRKDYGGSYLAMCSKHQGADFVAAWPTAEIAVMGAEGAVEVLYAKEIKSSADPKATRAEKLNEYRELFYSPYIAAARGYVDTVILPRDTRAVLARALYALSGKREVRPPKKHGNIPM